A segment of the Thermus hydrothermalis genome:
GGCGGAGAGCTTCTTTCGGCTCCTTTCCGCCAGCTCTAGGAGTTCTTTGAGCCGCTTCTCCTGCCGGCGCTTCCACTCCTCCACGTCCAGGAGGCCCTCCAGGGGCATCCGGGCCGTGACCTTGGGTAGGGCCTTGACCAAGGCCCTTTCCGGCTTCGCCGTAAGGAGCTCGGCCCGGGCCAGGAAGCGGAAGACCTCCAGGTTTTCCCCCACGGGCGCCGTTTCCCCTTCCAGGTAGACCCCCACCTCCTGCCCCGGGGGAAGCCCCGCCTCGGCCCTTAGGGCCCGCACCGCCGTCACCGCCTGCCTTAGGGCCTCAAAGGCGGTTTCGGCCTCCTTTTCTTCCTCCCCCTTGGCCTCGGGCCAGGCCTCGAGGGCGAGTTCCTCCTTGCCGGTGAGGGCCTGGAAAAGCTCGCTGGTGATAAAGGGCATCATGGGGTGGAGGAGCTTGAGGAGGGTGGCGAGGGCTTCCTCCAGGGTCCTTAGGGTGTGGGCGTTTCCCGCCTTGAGGGCGGGCTTGGCCGCCTCCAGGTACCAGTCGCAGAACTCGCTCCAGACGAGCTCGTAGACCTCCCGGGCCGCCTGGGCCAGGTCCAGGGCCTCGTAGAGGGCGGTGATCTCCTCCACGCCCCGGCTTAGGCGGCTTCGCATGAAGCGGTCCGCCAGGGTGGGGGCGTCCTCCTTGGCCTGGAAGCCTTCCCGGGAGAGGAGGACAAAGCGGGCGGCGTTATAGAGCTTGTTGGCGAAGTTGCGGGCCATCTCCAGCCAGCGGGGGTCTAGCCTTATGTCCTGTCCCCCCGTGGCCAAATAGAGGAGGGCGAAGCGAAGGGCGTCGGCCCCGTAGCGCGCCACCAGCTCCAGGGGGTCTATCGTGTTCCCCTTGGACTTGGACATCTTCTGGCCCTTTTCGTCCAGGAAAAGGCCGTGGAGGAGCACGGTCTTGAAGGGCCTTTCCCCCATGAAGTGGTAGCCGGAGACCTCCATGCGGGAGACCCAGAGGAAGAGGATGTCGTACCCCGTGACCAGGACGTCCCCGGGGTAGAAGGCCTTGAGGTCCTCCGTTTCCTCGGGCCAGCCCAGGGTGGAAAGGGGCCAAAGGGCCGAGGAGAACCAGGTGTCAAAGACGTCCTCGTCCCGCCTGAGCCTCGGGCTTCCGCAGGCCTCGCAGTGGGTGGGGTCTTCCAGGTAGCGCTCGGGGCGCGGGACGTTGATGGCGCCGCAGTCCTCGCAGTACCAGGCGGGGATCTGGTGGCCCCACCAAAGCTGGCGGGAGATGTTCCAGTCCTTGACGTTCCTGAGCCAGTCCAGGTTGACCTTCTTCCAGCGCTCGGGCACGAAGGCGATGTCCCCCCGCTCCAGGCCCCTTATGACCTTTTCCGCCAGGGGCTTCATGGAAAGCCACCACTGGGGGAAGATGGCGTACTCAATGGGGGTGCCGCAGCGGGAGCAGGTGGCGAGGGCGATGGTGTAGTCCTCCTCCTTCACCAGGTGCCCCGCCTCCCGGAAAAGCTCCACCGCCTTCCTGCGGGCCTCAAAGCGGTCCAGGCCCCTGAGGGCCTCGGGTACCCGCTCGCCTTCCATCTTCCCTTCCAGGTTGATGACGGAAACGGGCTCTAGGCCGTGCCGCTCCCCGATCTCGTAGTCCAGGGGGTCGTGGGCCGGGGTGACCTTGAGGGCCCCGGTGCCGAACTCCTTCTCCACGGCGGGGTCGGCGAGGATGGGGATCCAGATCTCCGTGAGGGGGATCCGGGCCCTTTTGCCGATGAGGTGCCGGTAGCGCTCGTCCTCGGGGTGGACGGCGATGGCCTGGTCGGCGAAGACGGTTTCGGGACGGACGGTGGCGATCTCAATGAAGCCACCCCCCTCCACCTCGTAGCGCAGGGTGTAGAGCCTGCCCGGGGTGGGCTCGGTTTCCACCTCCAGGTCCGAGAGGGTGGTTTCGCACCGGGGGCACCAGTTCACGAGCCTGGGGGCGCGGTAGGCGAGGCCCTCGTGGTAGTAGCGGGAAAAGGCGTAGCGCACCGCTTTGGAGCGCTTTTCGTCCATGGTGAAGGCCTCCCGGCTCCAGTCGGCGCTGGCCCCAAGGCGCTTCAGTTGCTTCAGGATGGTTCCCCCCGACGCCTCCTTCCACTGCCAGACCCGCTCTAAAAACGCCTCCCGCCCTAGGTCGTGCCGGGTCTTGCCCTCCTTGAGGAGGAGGCGCTCCACCACCACCTGGGTGGCGATCCCGGCGTGGTCGGTGCCGGGAAGCCACACCGCCTCAAACCCCCGCATGCGCTTGTAACGGATGAGGGCGTCCTGGAGGGAGTTGTCCAGGGCGTGGCCCATGTGCAGGGAGCCCGTGACGTTGGGGGGCGGCATGAAGATGACGAAGGGGGGTTTGCCGCTTTTGGGGTTGGCCACGAAGGGGTTATTCGCCCACTTCTCCGCCCACTTGGGTTCCACCGCTTTGGGATCGTAGGCCTTGGGTAGGTCCATGCTACCCATCACTTTACCCGGACGGGCTTGGGAAAGGCCACCCGAGGGGGTTAGGGGAGGGCGTAAAGGTAGTAGAGCCCATTTCCCAGGTGGAAAAAGGCCTCCTCAAAGGCCAAGCCCTCAATGGGGGTGTCCTTGGGGATGGCAAGGGTGAACGCCCCCACCCGGATCCCCTCGGGGAGGAGTTCCAGGGTCCCCGTGGCGAGTTCCTGGCTTTCCGCCTCCGGGTCGTTTAGGGGCGTGTAGAGGAGGCGCACGGGTAGGCCCTTAAGGCTAAAGAGCACGTTGCTGGGGTCGTGGAAGGGGGCCCGGTGGAGGAGGCGCTCCTCCACCTCCACCACCTCGCCCAGGAGGGCGTAGCGGTCCAGGGGCAAAAGGGCCTTGCCGCTTTCTAGAAGTACCAGGAACCGGGTGCGGTCCTCCTCGGAGAGGAGCACGGGGGCCTTGTGGGGGCCCACCTTGGGGTCTTGGTCCAGGCGCCCCTTGAGGAGCTCTTTGGCGGCCTTTAGGGCCTCTTCCCGCGTGGGGTAGAGGCTATAGGGGTTCACCTTGAAGAGGAGCTCGTAGCCCTTGGGGCCCTGGATGAGCCAGGCCAGGTGGAGCTCAAAGAAAAGGCGCTTTTGCCAGGCGGGGTGCATAGGGAGGAGTATACGCTTTGTGCCTTCACCCCTTGCCCAAAGCTATCGCCGGGTATACTCTAGGCCCGGTATGGCGCTATCGGAAGAGCGGGTCCTCGAGGCCCTGCGCACGGTGATGGACCCCGAGCTCGGGAAGGACCTGGTGTCCTTGGGCATGGTGGGGGAGGTGCGGCTGGAGGGCAAGCGGCTGGAAGTCCTCGTGAACCTCACCACCCCCGCCTGTCCCCTGAAGGGGCAGATTGAGGCGGACATCCGGAAGGCCCTTCTCCCCCTGGGCCTGGAGGAGGTGCAGGTCCGCTTCGGCGGCGGGGTGAAGGCCCCGGAGCAGTACCCCATCCCCGGGGTGAAGCACGTGGTGGCGGTGGCCTCGGGTAAGGGCGGGGTGGGGAAGAGCACCGTGGCCGCCAACCTGGCCCTGGCCCTAAGCCGGGAAGGGGCGGCGGTGGGCCTGCTGGACGCTGACCTCTACGGGCCGAGCCAGGCCAAGATGTTCGGCCTGGAGGGGCAGAAGCTTAAAGTGGACCAAAACCGAAAAATCCTCCCCTTGGAGGCCTATGGCATCAAGGTCCTCTCCATGGCCAACCTCGTTCCTCCGGGCCAGGCCATGATCTGGCGTGGGCCCATCCTCCACGGCACCCTGAAGCAGTTTTTGGAGGAGGTGAACTGGGGGGAGCTGGACTACCTGGTGGTGGACCTTCCCCCAGGCACCGGGGACGTGCAGCTAAGCCTGACCCAGCTCACCAAGGTTTCGGGGGGAGTAATCGTCACCACCCCTCAGGAGGTGGCCCTCATAGACGCCGAGCGGGCGGCGGACATGTTTAAAAAGGTGCAGGTCCCCATCCTGGGCGTGCTGGAGAACATGAGCGCCTTCCTCTGCCCCCACTGCGGCAAGCCCACCCCCATCTTCGGGGAGGGGGGCGGTAGGCGGCTTGCCGAGAAGCTCAAGGCCCGCTTCCTGGGCGAGATCCCCCTCACCCTTTCCCTGCGGGAAAGCGGGGACCAGGGGGTGCCCGTGGTGGCCAAGGACCCCGAGGGCCTCGAGGCCCAGGCCTTCCGCAAGGCGGCCCAGGAGCTCGCCGCCGCCTTGAGCGTCCAGACCTTCATCGCCCTGCCCATGGCCTGACATGGCCCTTCTCCTGGAAGGCACCAAGGAACGGGTTTTGGACCTCCTAAGGGTCAGGCCCCGCACCGCCAAGGAGGTGGCGGAGGCTTTGGGCATCAGCCAGGTGGCGGCCCGGAAGCACCTGGAGGACCTGGAGGCCCGGGGCCTGGTGCGCTCGGAGGTGCGGCGTTGCCCTGGCCGGGGCCGGCCCTACCGGCTCTACCAAGCCCAGGACGAGGGGGCACCCTACGCCGCCCTTTGCGGGGACGTACTAAAGGGCCTCGAGGGGGCCCTGGGGAAAGAGGGGGTGGTGCGGCTCCTTTTGGAAAGGAACCGGAAGCTCTTCGCCCCCCTAAACCTCCAGGGGCTTCCCCTCAAGGAAAAGCTAGAGCGCCTCGCCGCCTTCCTCCGCACCCAGGGCTACGAGGCGGAGGTGGTGGAGGAGGAGGGGAGGCTCTACCTCTGCCAGCACCGATGTCCCAAGCTCGCCCTTTCCCGCGAGCACGAGGCCCTTTGCCAAAGCGAGCTCCTCGCCTACCAGGAGCTTTTGGGCCTGCCCCTCTTGCGGGAAGAGCGCCTGGCCGAGGGGGGAAGCTGCTGCCGCTACCGCGTAGAATAGCGGGGTGTGGGTATACCGCCTAAAGGGGACGCCTTGGGAACTGGACCCCATCCTCCCCGAGCTCTTTGACCGGGGGGCGAGGGGCTTGGAGGAACGGGAAGGGGAGGTCCTCGCCTACTTCCCTGCCCCCCTGGACCTGCCCTACGGGGGGGTCTGGGAGGAGGTGCCGGACGAGGACTGGCTTTCCGCCTGGCGGCGCGACCTAAAGCCCGCCTTGGCCCCGCCCTTCGTGGTCCTGGCCCCTTGGCACACCTGGGAGGGGCCGGAGATCCCCTTGGTCATTGAGCCCGGCATGGCCTTCGGCACCGGGCACCACGAGACCACCCGCCTGGCCCTCATGGCCCTCGCCCGCCACCTCCGCCCCCGCGAAAAGGTGCTGGACCTGGGCACGGGAAGCGGCATCCTGGCCATCGCCGCCGCCAAGCTCGGGGGAGAGGCCTTGGGGGTGGACATAGACCCTTCCGTCCTCCCCCAGGCGGAGGCCAACGCCCGGCAAAACCGCGTGGCGGTGCGCTTCCTGGAAGGGAGCCTCACGGAGGCCCTGCCCTTTGGGCCCTTTGACCTTGTGGTGGCGAACCTCTTCGCCGAGCTCCACCAGGCCTTTGCCCCCCAGTACCGGGCGGCCCTGGCCCCCGGGGGGCGGCTTCTCGCAACCGGCATCCTCAGGGAAAAGGCCCCCATGGTCCGGGAGGCCCTGGTGGGTGCAGGCTTCGCCCCGTTGGAGGAGGTGGGGGAGGGGGAGTGGGTCCTCCTCGCCTACCGGAGGTAGCCCATGCGCCCCCACCGCGCCTACAGCCCAGGCCTTACCGGGGTGCTTTCCCTAAGGGAAAGCCGCCACCTCCTGGAGGTGCTCAGGGCCCGGGTGGGGGACCGGTTCACCGTGTTTGACGCCGAGCGGGAGGCCTTAGCGGAGGTGGTGGACCTGGGGCCCCCGGTGCGCTACCGCATCCTCGAGGAGCGCCGCCCCGAGCGGGAGGTGGGGGTGGAGGTGGTCCTCTACGTGGCCCTCCTCAAAGGGGACAAGCTGAGCGAGGTGGTCCGGGGGGCCACGGAGCTCGGGGCCACCCGCATCCAGCCCCTCGTCACGCAGCATAGCGTGCCCAAGGAGATGGGGGAGGGGAAGCTTAAGCGCCTCCAGGCCATCGCCGTGGAGGCGGCGAAGCAGTCGGGGAGGCTAAGGGTTCCCGAAATCCTTCCCCCCATTCCCCTCAAGGCGGTCCCCCAGGTGCCCCAGGGCCTCGTGGCCCACGTGGGGGCGGGCCGCCTGGTGCGGGAGGCCTTGGACCCGGAGAAGCCCCTGGCGCTCGCCGTGGGGCCCGAAGGGGGCTTCGCCGAGGAGGAGGTGGAGCTTTTGCAGGAGAGGGGCTTCACCCCCGTCACCTTGGGGCGGAGGATCCTGAGGGCGGAAACCGCCGCCCTCGCCCTCCTCGCCCTTTGCACCAGCGGGGAGGGAAGGTGAGGGCGTTTTTCCTTTTGCTCCTCCTCCTTTCCGCTTGCCGCTACACCTTTTTGCCCCTGGACCCGGGCAAGCCCTCTCCTCCGGAAAGGCCTTTCCTGGTGGCCCGGCTCATCCCGGAGGCGCAGGAGGCGAGGCTTGTCCTAAGGGTGGAGCGCCTGCTCCGTCCCGGCTACCTCCACCTCCTTTGGTACCGGGAGGAAACCCTCCTCCTGGAGAAGGCGCTTTTCCTGGAGAGTCCTGGGGAGTACCAGGTCCGGTTTCCCCTACAAGAGGGGTACCACCGCTTGGTGGGGCTTTTTGAAGGGGTGGCGCTTTTCCAGTTGGACCTGGGCACGCCGGGCCTACCGGACCCCGATGAACCAAAGGACCAGGGGGATGGTGAGGAAGGCCAAGAAGGTGGAAACCACCACGCTTCGCGCCACCCGTAGGGCGTCCCCGCCAAACTCCCGCGTCATGAGGAAGGCGTTCACCGCCACGGGGGTGGCGGACTGGAGGACCAGGACCTGGTGTTCCAGCCTGGGAAGCCCCAGAAGAAGCCCCGCCCCGTAGGCGAGGAGGGGGGCTAGGAGGAGCCTCAAGGCGCTGGCCGTGGCCTCAAAGGGGCCCACCTGGAAGCGGGTCTGGCCCATCTGCATTCCCAGGGTTAGGAGGAGGACGGGGATGGCCGCCTGGCCCATGAGCCGCACCCCCTCGTCCAGGCGGAAGGGGAGGGAGACCCCTAAGGCCTTTAGGAGAAGGCCCAGGAGGAGGGCGTAGAAGAGGGGCAGGCGCAGGGTGAGGCGAAGCCCTTCCCATAGCCCCCCGCCCCGGATGAAGGCCGGCCCCAGGCCGAACATGACCACGCTGGAGAGGACGAAGTAGACCACGGCCCGCCGAAGCCCTTCCTCGCCCAAGGCGAAGTAGGTGAGGGAAAGGCCCATGTTGCCGGAGTTGGGGAAGAGGCTACAGACCACGAGGCCTTTAAGCCCTTCCGGGGAGAGCCCAAGAAGCCTCCCCGTCCCTTGGATGAGGAGGAAGAGGAGGGCGTAGGTGAGGGCGAAGCCAAAGAAGAGCCCCCAAAGCCCTTCCCGGGTGTACTCCGCCCGGTACATGGCGTCAAAGATCAGGGCGGGCACCAGGAGGTAGAGGGTGAGGCGGCTTAGGGTGGTGAGGTCCATGGGCATGCGCCGGCCCAGGAGGTAGCCGGAGAGGACCACCAGGGCCACGGGGACCACGGTGTTGAGGAGGGCCTGCATGTGGGGCATTCTAGGGCTATGCCGAGCTATCGGGAACTGGCGGAGGCCATCCGCAAGGTCCTCCTGGAGGGGGCCGTGGCCCCGAGGAGGCAGGTTTTGTCCCTTCCTTGGGGGCAGTTTTTGGCCATGCCGGCGGCGGACGGGGAGGTGGCGGTGTGCAAGCTGGTGACGGTGGCGCCGGGGAAGGCCCCCATGGTCCAGGCGGAGGTGTGGGCCAAGCGCCTGGCCACGGGGGAGGTCTTCCACCTTCCGGGGGAGGAGCTCACCCAAAGGCGCACCGCCGCCCTTTCCCTCCTTGCCGCCAGCCTCCTTGCGCCTAGGCGGGAAGGGGCCCTCCTGGTGGTGGGGCCGGGGGCCCAAGGGGAGGCCCACCTCGAGGCCTTCGCCGAGGGCTTCCCCCTCACCCGGGTCCTGGTGCGGGGGAGGGGGCGGGAAAGGGTGTTGGCCTTTTTAGCCAAGGCCCAAGAACTGGGGCTAGAGGCTTCCGAGTGGCGGGAGGAGGAGGTCCCCGAGGACGTGGCCTTTATCGTCACCGCCACCCCAAGTCCCACCCCCGTCCTGCCCCCCAGGGTGCCGGATGGGGTCTTCCTGGCGGCGGTGGGGAGCTATCGCCCGGAGATGCGGGAGGTGCCGGAGGCCTTGGTGGCCCAGGCCGCCCTCTACTGCGACACGGAGGACGCCCTTGTGGAGGCGGGGGAGCTTCAGGGGCTAGAC
Coding sequences within it:
- a CDS encoding valine--tRNA ligase, whose amino-acid sequence is MDLPKAYDPKAVEPKWAEKWANNPFVANPKSGKPPFVIFMPPPNVTGSLHMGHALDNSLQDALIRYKRMRGFEAVWLPGTDHAGIATQVVVERLLLKEGKTRHDLGREAFLERVWQWKEASGGTILKQLKRLGASADWSREAFTMDEKRSKAVRYAFSRYYHEGLAYRAPRLVNWCPRCETTLSDLEVETEPTPGRLYTLRYEVEGGGFIEIATVRPETVFADQAIAVHPEDERYRHLIGKRARIPLTEIWIPILADPAVEKEFGTGALKVTPAHDPLDYEIGERHGLEPVSVINLEGKMEGERVPEALRGLDRFEARRKAVELFREAGHLVKEEDYTIALATCSRCGTPIEYAIFPQWWLSMKPLAEKVIRGLERGDIAFVPERWKKVNLDWLRNVKDWNISRQLWWGHQIPAWYCEDCGAINVPRPERYLEDPTHCEACGSPRLRRDEDVFDTWFSSALWPLSTLGWPEETEDLKAFYPGDVLVTGYDILFLWVSRMEVSGYHFMGERPFKTVLLHGLFLDEKGQKMSKSKGNTIDPLELVARYGADALRFALLYLATGGQDIRLDPRWLEMARNFANKLYNAARFVLLSREGFQAKEDAPTLADRFMRSRLSRGVEEITALYEALDLAQAAREVYELVWSEFCDWYLEAAKPALKAGNAHTLRTLEEALATLLKLLHPMMPFITSELFQALTGKEELALEAWPEAKGEEEKEAETAFEALRQAVTAVRALRAEAGLPPGQEVGVYLEGETAPVGENLEVFRFLARAELLTAKPERALVKALPKVTARMPLEGLLDVEEWKRRQEKRLKELLELAERSRKKLSAPGFREKAPKEVVAAEEARLKENLEQAERIREALSQIG
- a CDS encoding Mrp/NBP35 family ATP-binding protein, coding for MALSEERVLEALRTVMDPELGKDLVSLGMVGEVRLEGKRLEVLVNLTTPACPLKGQIEADIRKALLPLGLEEVQVRFGGGVKAPEQYPIPGVKHVVAVASGKGGVGKSTVAANLALALSREGAAVGLLDADLYGPSQAKMFGLEGQKLKVDQNRKILPLEAYGIKVLSMANLVPPGQAMIWRGPILHGTLKQFLEEVNWGELDYLVVDLPPGTGDVQLSLTQLTKVSGGVIVTTPQEVALIDAERAADMFKKVQVPILGVLENMSAFLCPHCGKPTPIFGEGGGRRLAEKLKARFLGEIPLTLSLRESGDQGVPVVAKDPEGLEAQAFRKAAQELAAALSVQTFIALPMA
- a CDS encoding helix-turn-helix transcriptional regulator, encoding MALLLEGTKERVLDLLRVRPRTAKEVAEALGISQVAARKHLEDLEARGLVRSEVRRCPGRGRPYRLYQAQDEGAPYAALCGDVLKGLEGALGKEGVVRLLLERNRKLFAPLNLQGLPLKEKLERLAAFLRTQGYEAEVVEEEGRLYLCQHRCPKLALSREHEALCQSELLAYQELLGLPLLREERLAEGGSCCRYRVE
- a CDS encoding 50S ribosomal protein L11 methyltransferase, producing MWVYRLKGTPWELDPILPELFDRGARGLEEREGEVLAYFPAPLDLPYGGVWEEVPDEDWLSAWRRDLKPALAPPFVVLAPWHTWEGPEIPLVIEPGMAFGTGHHETTRLALMALARHLRPREKVLDLGTGSGILAIAAAKLGGEALGVDIDPSVLPQAEANARQNRVAVRFLEGSLTEALPFGPFDLVVANLFAELHQAFAPQYRAALAPGGRLLATGILREKAPMVREALVGAGFAPLEEVGEGEWVLLAYRR
- a CDS encoding 16S rRNA (uracil(1498)-N(3))-methyltransferase encodes the protein MRPHRAYSPGLTGVLSLRESRHLLEVLRARVGDRFTVFDAEREALAEVVDLGPPVRYRILEERRPEREVGVEVVLYVALLKGDKLSEVVRGATELGATRIQPLVTQHSVPKEMGEGKLKRLQAIAVEAAKQSGRLRVPEILPPIPLKAVPQVPQGLVAHVGAGRLVREALDPEKPLALAVGPEGGFAEEEVELLQERGFTPVTLGRRILRAETAALALLALCTSGEGR
- a CDS encoding AEC family transporter, with the translated sequence MPHMQALLNTVVPVALVVLSGYLLGRRMPMDLTTLSRLTLYLLVPALIFDAMYRAEYTREGLWGLFFGFALTYALLFLLIQGTGRLLGLSPEGLKGLVVCSLFPNSGNMGLSLTYFALGEEGLRRAVVYFVLSSVVMFGLGPAFIRGGGLWEGLRLTLRLPLFYALLLGLLLKALGVSLPFRLDEGVRLMGQAAIPVLLLTLGMQMGQTRFQVGPFEATASALRLLLAPLLAYGAGLLLGLPRLEHQVLVLQSATPVAVNAFLMTREFGGDALRVARSVVVSTFLAFLTIPLVLWFIGVR
- a CDS encoding ornithine cyclodeaminase, encoding MPSYRELAEAIRKVLLEGAVAPRRQVLSLPWGQFLAMPAADGEVAVCKLVTVAPGKAPMVQAEVWAKRLATGEVFHLPGEELTQRRTAALSLLAASLLAPRREGALLVVGPGAQGEAHLEAFAEGFPLTRVLVRGRGRERVLAFLAKAQELGLEASEWREEEVPEDVAFIVTATPSPTPVLPPRVPDGVFLAAVGSYRPEMREVPEALVAQAALYCDTEDALVEAGELQGLDRPAIPLREALLGRRAEGRFVLFKSVGHALFDLAAVRAYLRL